The Lucilia cuprina isolate Lc7/37 chromosome 5, ASM2204524v1, whole genome shotgun sequence genome includes a window with the following:
- the LOC111681039 gene encoding T-box-containing protein TBX6L-like, which translates to MITMNELVDLRMQQQIAHEILYRQQIMQRIPDPFAAMMPAMHHMPPQMLIPSHPPLPGVEAKLENNDLWQQFHKIGTEMIITKSGRRMFPSMRVSLKGLEEESQYCVLIEMVPIGDCRYKFSGSQWVPAGGAEPQSPQRMYLHPDSPATGSHWQAQPILFNKVKLTNNTLDNNGHIVLASMHKYQPRIHVIRTNDLAQIPWAPQQAFVFPETEFVAVTAYQNDRITKLKIDNNPFAKGFRESGQSKCKRKMSLSPSPSEENQNNSSHCDDDQSSVASSQDSPQAKRLCVRDDPLPYMDLNNVMRYALQPNMNDMISPAFFPQLAQQAMPLFMPSMPSYMEPLAAQRLPYHQPSSDYDYISGNEETSSQISSSHEEQNPELFVDVVSTSSEESQQSAALLPSNTSPSNSPRLSVCEPPAKRSSFSISSILGSNTRSAVSV; encoded by the exons atgattACCATGAACGAATTAGTGGATTTAagaatgcaacaacaaattgcCCATGAAATACTCTATAGGCAACAAATTATGCAACGTATACCCGATCCATTTGCTGCCATGATGCCCGCCATGCATCATATGCCGCCACAAATGTTAATACCCTCTCATCCCCCCTTACCGGGGGTCGAGGCCAAATTGGAGAATAATGATTTATGGCAACAATTCCATAAAATTGGCACCGAAATGATTATCACCAAAAGTGGAAG ACGTATGTTTCCCTCTATGCGTGTTTCTCTTAAGGGTTTGGAAGAGGAATCGCAATATTGTGTTTTGATTGAAATGGTACCCATTGGTGATTGCCGTTATAAGTTTTCTGGTTCTCAATGGGTGCCCGCCGGTGGTGCAGAACCTCAGTCGCCTCAGAGAATGTATTTGCATCCCGACAGCCCCGCCACCGGTTCTCATTGGCAAGCTCAACCCATACTCTTCAATAAGGTCAAATTGACCAACAATACTTTGGATAATAATGGTCAT ATTGTTTTGGCCAGTATGCATAAATATCAGCCACGTATACATGTGATACGTACCAATGATTTAGCACAAATACCCTGGGCTCCTCAGCAGGCCTTTGTATTTCCCGAGACCGAATTTGTAGCAGTAACCGCTTATCAG AATGATCGCATTACAAAATTGAAAATCGATAACAATCCTTTTGCCAAAGGTTTCCGTGAGTCTGGACAATCGAAATGTAAAAGGAAAATGTCTCTATCACCTTCTCCATCGGaggaaaatcaaaataattccTCTCATTGTGATGACGATCAATCGAGTGTGGCCAGTAGTCAAGATTCACCACAAGCTAAACGTCTATGCGTGCGTGATGACCCCCTACCCTATATGgatttaaataatgttatgCGTTATGCTCTACAACCCAATATGAATGATATGATATCGCCCGCCTTCTTTCCTCAACTAGCACAGCAAGCTATGCCCTTGTTTATGCCCAGCATGCCCTCTTATATGGAACCTTTGGCAGCTCAAAGATTGCCATATCATCAGCCTTCCTCGGATTATGATTACATTTCGGGAAATGAAGAAACTTCCAGCCAAATTTCCTCCTCACATGAAGAACAAAATCCTGAGTTATTTGTAGATGTTGTTAGTACTTCTTCAGAGGAATCACAGCAATCTGCAGCTCTTTTGCCCTCGAACACCTCCCCCAGCAACTCACCAAGACTTTCGGTTTGTGAACCCCCTGCGAAACGTAGCAGTTTTAGCATATCCTCCATATTGGGTAGCAATACCCGCAGTGCTGtctctgtttaa